A stretch of the Musa acuminata AAA Group cultivar baxijiao chromosome BXJ2-7, Cavendish_Baxijiao_AAA, whole genome shotgun sequence genome encodes the following:
- the LOC135616108 gene encoding GDSL esterase/lipase At5g37690-like, translating into MAPSTHNKLPSPHPASAASRSRVGKNMAALLATVTISLLFATTSIPTITAGAGEAVIFAFGDSLSDVGNNNYLPFSLAKSDYPWYGIDYYNGRPTGRFTNGRTIGDIISAKLGVPSPPPYLSLSMNDDAILRGVNYASGGAGILNETGIYFIQKLSFDDQISCFETTKVAITRKIGKLATKKLCNDALYFIGLGSNDYINNYLQSVLADGHIYTLPQFEDLLIDTLEAQLTRLYKLGARNVVFHGLAPMGCIPSQRATAADGQCLEFVNDYVLQFNSRVKKLLVGLNSKLPGAQMAFADCYDIVLDLINHPEQYGFKVSHTSCCNVDTTVGGLCLPNSRLCSDRKEYVFWDAYHPTDAANEVIANELFADPDVGRVHPAFGIAPSPSPL; encoded by the exons ATGGCACCATCCACTCACAATAAATTGCCATCTCCACATCCAGCTTCCGCAGCATCACGTTCCAGGGTCGGGAAGAACATGGCAGCTCTTCTGGCTACTGTGACCATTTCCCTCCTCTTCGCTACCACTTCCATCCCCACCATCACCGCCGGTGCAGGCGAAGCCGTCATATTTGCCTTCGGGGACTCGCTGTCGGACGTCGGCAACAACAATTACCTCCCGTTTTCCCTGGCGAAATCGGACTACCCGTGGTATGGAATCGACTACTATAATGGCCGTCCCACTGGGAGATTCACCAACGGGAGAACCATAGGAGACATCATAT CTGCTAAGCTTGGGGTTCCATCTCCTCCGCCATACCTGTCGTTGTCTATGAATGATGATGCTATCCTCCGAGGTGTCAATTATGCTTCTGGTGGCGCAGGAATCCTCAACGAGACCGGAATATATTTT ATCCAGAAACTCTCCTTTGACGATCAGATAAGTTGTTTTGAGACGACAAAGGTTGCAATCACACGTAAAATTGGAAAACTGGCCACTAAGAAACTGTGCAACGATGCACTTTATTTCATCGGCCTCG GAAGCAATGACTACATAAACAACTACTTGCAATCCGTCTTAGCGGATGGACACATATATACCCTCCCACAATTCGAGGATCTCCTGATAGATACCTTAGAAGCCCAGTTAACG AGGTTGTATAAGCTTGGGGCAAGGAACGTGGTCTTCCACGGACTGGCGCCGATGGGCTGCATTCCATCGCAGAGGGCGACGGCGGCCGACGGGCAGTGCTTGGAGTTTGTCAATGACTACGTGCTGCAGTTCAACTCGCGCGTAAAGAAGCTACTCGTTGGGCTCAACTCCAAGCTGCCTGGTGCCCAAATGGCTTTTGCAGACTGCTACGACATCGTTTTGGATCTCATCAACCACCCAGAACAATATG GATTCAAGGTTTCCCACACGTCTTGCTGCAATGTGGACACCACTGTCGGTGGCCTCTGCTTGCCGAACTCGAGACTCTGCAGCGATCGCAAGGAGTACGTGTTTTGGGATGCGTATCACCCAACCGACGCAGCAAATGAAGTGATCGCCAATGAACTATTCGCTGATCCAGACGTTGGTCGAGTTCATCCTGCGTTTGGAATCGCTCCTTCCCCCTCCCCTCTTTGA